In a single window of the Gossypium hirsutum isolate 1008001.06 chromosome D02, Gossypium_hirsutum_v2.1, whole genome shotgun sequence genome:
- the LOC107910355 gene encoding putative wall-associated receptor kinase-like 16, with translation MPGHRRTKLKHRSISMYNLGNTAMGLIRSVLLMQLMIFLNVILTVKASTPAVAKPGCQSRCGDVIIPYPFGTGGDCNITEQFLITCNTSYIPNKAFLGNGNLEVINISTDGQLRIFSNASYDCYNTSYRNWSYYRLQLYKFSINNNKNKFTAIGCDTYARVEGYLGQRYATGCLSLCNNITDVSNGSCSGIGCCQTSIPKGVMSYNITIESYENHVDVLPENPCSFAFVAENDNYIFSASDLRGSNFKDKQFPVTVDWTIGTTSCKEAKMDTKNFACQENSNCVDSENNSGYFCKCFKGYEGNPYLPNGCQDINECETMSSCNGTCINLPGTFNCSCPEGYEGDGWKNGTGCSLPNRDKSKRSPLIDIALGSSIGFLGLLLGIVSLCWMLRQRQISKLKDAYFLQNGGILLREELSKRQGYREDVKVFTAEELKKATNNYHESRILGQGGQGTVYKGILADNRIVAIKKSIIGDPSQVEQFINEIMVLYQINHKNVVKLLGCCLETQVPLLVYEYITNGTVFHHLHNDDAASHLPWETRLRIATETAEALSYLHSAASIPIIHRDIKLANILLDENHTAKVSDFGASRLIPSDQAQITTIVQGTFGYLDPEYMLTSLLTEKSDVYSFGVVLMEMLTGQKVVCFKRSEESRVLAMYFVSLMKENRLLDILDPRVLNDENVEQLKEVATLACRCVRVKGEERPTMKEVAHELAGLQAMPKHPWSKSNLAGEESEYLLGKFPSTYDDGVTSSSMGMGYDSINNKITFELEGAR, from the exons ATGCCTGGTCACCGTAGAACTAAATTAAAGCATCGATCCATCTCTATGTATAATCTAGGAAATACGGCGATGGGTTTGATCAGATCAGTACTACTTATGCAGCTGATGATCTTCCTTAATGTTATATTGACGGTAAAAGCTTCAACACCAGCGGTGGCAAAACCCGGCTGCCAAAGCCGCTGCGGGGATGTTATTATCCCATACCCGTTCGGTACCGGCGGCGATTGCAACATCACTGAACAATTTCTCATCACATGTAACACTAGTTACATACCCAACAAAGCGTTCTTAGGCAACGGTAACCTCGAAGTCATCAACATATCTACCGATGGTCAGTTGCGCATCTTTTCGAATGCAAGCTATGATTGTTACAACACATCATACAGAAATTGGTCATATTACCGGCTCCagctttataaattttcaataaaCAATAACAAGAATAAGTTCACGGCAATCGGGTGTGACACCTATGCTCGGGTGGAAGGTTACCTCGGACAACGTTATGCAACCGGTTGCTTGTCGTTATGTAACAACATTACCGATGTTTCAAACGGGTCTTGCTCTGGGATTGGCTGCTGTCAGACAAGTATTCCAAAGGGTGTGATGAGCTATAACATCACAATTGAAAGCTATGAGAACCATGTCGATGTCTTGCCCGAAAACCCTTGCAGCTTTGCATTTGTTGCAGAGAATGATAACTATATCTTCTCTGCTTCAGATCTTCGTGGTTCCAATTTTAAAGACAAGCAGTTTCCAGTCACTGTTGATTGGACAATAGGGACTACGAGTTGCAAGGAAGCGAAAATGGATACCAAGAATTTTGCATGCCAAGAGAATAGTAATTGCGTCGATTCAGAAAATAACTCTGGATATTTCTGCAAGTGTTTTAAGGGTTACGAGGGGAACCCTTACCTCCCCAATGGATGTCAAG ATATAAATGAGTGTGAAACGATGAGTTCTTGCAATGGAACATGTATCAACTTACCAGGAACATTTAATTGTTCATGTCCGGAGGGCTATGAAGGTGATGGTTGGAAAAATGGAACAGGTTGCAGTTTACCCAATAGAGATAAGTCCAAGAGATCTCCCCTTATTGATATTGCTCTAG GAAGTAGCATCGGATTTCTTGGTCTCCTTTTGGGGATAGTATCATTGTGTTGGATGCTAAGGCAGAGACAAATCTCTAAATTAAAAGATGCTTACTTTCTGCAAAATGGTGGCATTTTATTGCGGGAAGAGCTTTCGAAACGACAAGGGTACCGTGAAGATGTTAAAGTATTTACAGCAGAGGAACTCAAGAAGGCAACAAACAATTACCATGAAAGCAGAATTTTAGGACAAGGAGGACAGGGGACAGTGTACAAGGGAATATTAGCTGATAATCGAATAGTTGCCATTAAAAAGTCAATAATTGGAGATCCTAGCCAAGTTGAACAATTCATTAATGAAATAATGGTGCTCTACCAAATCAACCACAAGAATGTTGTCAAACTCCTCGGATGCTGTTTGGAGACACAAGTTCCACTGTTAGTTTATGAATATATCACGAATGGAACCGTTTTTCATCATTTGCATAATGATGATGCTGCCTCCCATCTTCCATGGGAGACTCGTTTGAGAATCGCCACTGAAACAGCAGAAGCCCTTTCTTATTTGCACTCTGCAGCTTCTATTCCAATCATTCACCGGGACATCAAGTTGGCTAACATACTGTTAGATGAAAATCACACTGCAAAAGTTTCTGATTTTGGTGCTTCGAGATTGATCCCATCCGATCAAGCTCAAATAACTACAATTGTGCAAGGAACTTTCGGTTACTTAGATCCTGAATACATGCTTACAAGCCTTCTTACTGAAAAGAGCGATGTCTATAGCTTTGGGGTTGTGCTTATGGAGATGTTAACAGGACAAAAAGTAGTTTGTTTCAAAAGATCGGAAGAAAGTCGAGTTTTGGCAATGTACTTTGTCTCTTTGATGAAAGAAAACCGCTTGCTCGACATCCTCGATCCTCGGGTGCTTAATGATGAAAATGTTGAGCAGCTAAAGGAAGTAGCAACTTTAGCTTGCAGATGCGTGAGAGTGAAGGGAGAGGAAAGGCCAACGATGAAGGAAGTTGCTCATGAATTAGCAGGACTACAAGCAATGCCTAAGCATCCTTGGAGTAAAAGTAATTTAGCAGGAGAAgaatctgaatacttgcttggtaagtTTCCTAGCACTTACGATGATGGTGTAACGAGCAGCTCGATGGGGATGGGGTATGATAGCATAAATAACAAAATCACATTTGAACTTGAAGGTGCTCGCTAA